A genome region from Candidatus Gorgyraea atricola includes the following:
- a CDS encoding type II secretion system protein GspK: protein MREDKGIALILVVSVLAVAGIMAVSFAFTMRLELKAANNYLEATKASYLAEAGISYAQSVLKEDERGIDSFEDKWYTIFSGADIDNDGDEEMDSKWIYVYNDLDEPVGRYAVLVRDQTSLLNINIATKQNLSPLKTTEGWTPYELDLQKFLASFEIDDSQTSYEEILDFRYGLDGEPGASGVDDNQNQRILVSDGIDNNADGIIDEAGEGIDEPMEFVAGTPYGDDSAFQTPFELAKISSISDKVFKKIYAYITSYSVDKNLDVEGRIRENINFMDAATLAILLEDAGVRDPFQKAVNIMDACDEDFSQSIIVKLYNRIAAVNRGPVGDWTWKSGHYESDISDGESLTVSWTNVPEGEYYIGVFGVEDELVGNVTINDMTQGSVKHGEILRFGAIAFENRILNMEIKNTEESDRCYFSYIELYPRLGQEDFSSVEIRGTEGIRINEIMVKPISTRPVSDGQDPGGDWSWQGSFYQNSEAGGGKPGEGSWKWEDIPDGDYYVRVFAGETGQHVGDLEINGARSRDMVDEDLFGDGRTVTVSGKKLIVRIQNNRSSGSTSFRSIELSQEPDGEYIELVNLTPREVDLGGWSVEGPSKESWPATIPLGTVIGPDEHLALCVDKDDSQSGIDNNDISFLSIWGQERSQELHFFKAVTPESDLLSNDSEPGGNIITLKDPMGHIVDQVEYSVGSVTAYKSLERSDPSYVLDSNSNGVPDNWYLSKAEDGATPGLPNDNDGMEEKIMEGGVVVEIIEHDITEVEVKNKNFSSVGELAFASLGSEEWERVPLEDVSKIADRLTVFGIRLEAEGHIVSGEEGGWGIVQRASPFTDHFESGELDEIGTWRWEEKHGIRDGYYTLRIFGLEEEEIAVSLHLADDTWTSFTPSLSPGPDGSILFGNIEVGTDSDISTPKGILELKVKNLSKTEAAHFDFIRLDPVNFIDGKININTASKKVLSVMPGMDESIAEGIISNRVYGDKNGLRLGIGDLISSSALGSEDAEKKEKFRQISNLVTVHSDIYRIIATGQTLDNGKVLSEKKIWAVFER, encoded by the coding sequence ATGAGAGAAGATAAAGGTATTGCCTTAATCTTGGTCGTAAGCGTTTTGGCAGTGGCTGGCATAATGGCAGTATCCTTTGCCTTTACTATGCGCTTGGAGCTAAAGGCTGCGAATAATTATCTCGAGGCCACAAAGGCGTCTTATCTGGCAGAGGCAGGCATCAGCTATGCGCAGTCGGTCTTAAAGGAAGACGAGAGGGGAATAGATAGCTTTGAAGATAAATGGTATACGATTTTTTCAGGCGCGGATATTGATAATGATGGCGATGAAGAGATGGATTCAAAATGGATATATGTCTATAATGACCTGGACGAGCCAGTAGGCCGTTACGCAGTTTTAGTCAGGGACCAGACAAGCCTTTTAAATATAAATATTGCTACAAAACAAAATCTCTCTCCACTAAAGACCACAGAGGGCTGGACACCGTACGAACTGGACCTGCAGAAATTCCTTGCCTCTTTTGAAATAGATGATTCTCAAACTTCATACGAGGAGATCCTGGATTTTAGATATGGCCTTGATGGTGAACCAGGCGCATCAGGAGTTGATGATAATCAAAACCAGAGGATCCTTGTATCAGACGGCATAGATAATAATGCTGACGGCATTATTGATGAGGCAGGTGAGGGCATTGATGAGCCAATGGAATTTGTTGCGGGTACTCCTTATGGAGACGATAGCGCGTTCCAGACACCGTTTGAGCTCGCCAAGATAAGCTCTATTTCAGATAAGGTTTTCAAAAAGATCTACGCCTACATAACTTCATATTCTGTTGACAAAAATCTCGATGTGGAAGGCCGCATAAGAGAGAATATAAATTTTATGGACGCCGCGACCCTGGCAATACTTCTGGAGGATGCGGGCGTAAGGGACCCGTTCCAGAAGGCAGTCAATATAATGGATGCGTGCGATGAGGATTTCAGCCAGAGCATCATAGTAAAGTTATACAACAGGATCGCCGCTGTTAACAGGGGCCCGGTGGGTGACTGGACATGGAAGAGCGGGCATTATGAGAGTGATATAAGCGATGGAGAGTCACTTACTGTCTCGTGGACCAATGTGCCAGAGGGAGAATATTATATAGGTGTCTTTGGCGTGGAGGATGAATTAGTGGGGAATGTTACGATCAATGATATGACCCAGGGTTCAGTAAAACATGGAGAGATATTAAGATTTGGCGCTATTGCGTTTGAGAACAGAATACTGAACATGGAGATTAAAAATACAGAGGAGAGCGATAGATGTTATTTTTCATACATAGAATTATATCCAAGGCTTGGCCAGGAGGATTTTAGTTCTGTTGAGATCCGGGGCACCGAAGGCATAAGGATAAATGAGATAATGGTAAAGCCGATTTCGACCAGGCCTGTTTCTGACGGACAGGATCCTGGTGGAGACTGGTCATGGCAGGGCAGTTTCTATCAGAATAGTGAGGCTGGCGGCGGTAAGCCAGGCGAGGGGTCATGGAAATGGGAAGATATACCTGACGGTGATTATTATGTTCGAGTGTTTGCAGGTGAGACAGGCCAGCATGTAGGGGATCTAGAAATAAACGGCGCGCGCTCAAGGGACATGGTAGACGAGGATCTCTTTGGAGACGGAAGAACAGTGACTGTTTCAGGTAAGAAACTTATCGTAAGGATACAGAATAATCGTTCCTCTGGTTCAACATCTTTTAGGTCAATTGAATTGAGTCAGGAGCCAGATGGAGAGTATATAGAGTTAGTGAATCTTACGCCCAGAGAAGTAGATCTTGGTGGATGGAGCGTGGAAGGTCCCAGCAAAGAAAGCTGGCCTGCTACTATTCCTCTTGGGACTGTTATTGGGCCGGATGAGCATCTCGCTCTCTGCGTTGATAAAGATGATTCGCAGTCAGGCATTGATAATAATGATATATCTTTTCTGTCTATCTGGGGCCAGGAAAGATCGCAGGAGCTTCATTTTTTTAAGGCAGTAACGCCTGAGTCAGATCTGCTTTCCAATGATAGCGAGCCAGGAGGAAATATCATTACTCTCAAAGATCCCATGGGCCATATTGTCGATCAGGTAGAGTATTCTGTAGGCAGTGTTACAGCATACAAGAGTCTTGAGCGTTCAGACCCGAGTTATGTTTTAGATTCAAATTCCAATGGCGTGCCGGATAACTGGTATCTATCCAAGGCAGAGGATGGCGCAACACCAGGCCTGCCAAATGATAATGATGGCATGGAAGAGAAGATAATGGAAGGCGGCGTGGTAGTAGAGATAATAGAACATGATATTACGGAAGTAGAAGTGAAGAACAAGAATTTTTCTTCAGTTGGCGAGCTTGCGTTTGCGTCTCTGGGCAGCGAGGAATGGGAAAGAGTGCCGCTGGAAGATGTTTCCAAGATAGCTGACAGGTTAACAGTGTTTGGCATAAGGCTGGAGGCAGAGGGCCACATTGTGTCTGGAGAAGAAGGCGGATGGGGCATTGTGCAAAGGGCATCTCCTTTTACAGATCATTTTGAGAGCGGCGAATTGGATGAGATCGGCACGTGGCGCTGGGAAGAAAAACACGGGATCAGGGATGGTTATTATACATTAAGGATATTTGGCCTAGAGGAAGAGGAGATTGCAGTGTCTTTGCACCTGGCAGATGATACATGGACGAGTTTTACACCTTCTCTTAGTCCTGGCCCAGACGGGAGTATACTTTTTGGAAATATAGAAGTCGGGACAGATAGCGATATATCCACACCAAAAGGCATCCTGGAGTTAAAGGTAAAGAATCTCTCTAAGACCGAAGCCGCGCATTTTGATTTTATAAGATTAGACCCTGTAAATTTTATTGATGGGAAGATCAATATAAATACTGCGTCGAAAAAGGTATTGAGTGTCATGCCTGGTATGGATGAGAGTATTGCGGAGGGAATAATATCCAACAGGGTGTACGGTGACAAGAATGGGCTGCGTCTTGGCATAGGCGATTTGATCTCAAGCAGTGCATTGGGTTCTGAGGATGCAGAGAAAAAAGAAAAATTCAGGCAGATCTCAAACCTTGTGACAGTGCACTCTGACATCTACAGGATCATAGCGACTGGTCAGACATTAGATAACGGTAAGGTGCTATCAGAAAAAAAGATCTGGGCGGTATTTGAGCGCTGA
- a CDS encoding tetratricopeptide repeat protein gives MRRIILFFICISFIFCSSILAQSPDDVYRRANLSYEDEEYEEAISLYETLIQMDKISPEVFYNLANSFFKLKKIGKAIVNYERALRLAPRDKDALLNLKLARSMAVDKIEIPKKGFLLDLILFPYNRLTVNELTVFVSAFYLLILLFLIFSIFFVEKRTMIFYNVGTFTFLLIIFSIFLISKIHNENFAREAIVISEKVSVRSGPKEDYLLQFTLHEGTKVRVVEERQLWYEIDLSKDLRGWLPKDSVEII, from the coding sequence ATGAGAAGGATTATTTTATTTTTTATATGTATATCTTTTATTTTTTGCAGCTCGATCTTAGCGCAGTCGCCAGATGATGTCTATCGAAGGGCAAACTTGAGCTACGAAGATGAGGAATATGAAGAAGCGATCTCGCTTTACGAGACGCTCATTCAGATGGACAAGATCAGTCCCGAGGTATTTTACAATCTCGCGAACAGTTTCTTTAAACTAAAGAAAATAGGCAAGGCCATTGTGAATTACGAGCGCGCGTTGAGGCTCGCGCCGAGAGACAAGGATGCGCTGCTCAATCTTAAGCTCGCGCGCTCAATGGCGGTCGATAAAATAGAAATCCCGAAAAAAGGATTCTTGTTAGATCTGATATTATTCCCGTACAACAGGTTGACTGTCAATGAACTGACGGTTTTTGTCTCGGCGTTTTATCTTTTGATACTCTTGTTTTTAATCTTTTCAATATTTTTTGTTGAAAAAAGGACTATGATTTTTTATAATGTTGGTACGTTTACATTTTTATTAATTATATTTTCGATCTTTCTGATCTCAAAAATACATAATGAGAATTTTGCAAGAGAAGCTATAGTGATTTCTGAAAAGGTCAGTGTCAGAAGCGGACCTAAAGAAGATTATCTTTTACAATTTACTCTGCATGAAGGGACAAAGGTTCGAGTGGTAGAAGAAAGACAGCTCTGGTATGAGATCGACCTCTCAAAGGATCTTCGCGGATGGCTCCCCAAAGATAGCGTCGAGATCATCTAG
- a CDS encoding BatD family protein, translating into MKKSLVVLLLLFAVTAVYAQDISISANVDKQEITLDDQIILNIVVSGSVSKIPQPTIPSLDGFTAYSSGRSQNISIINGQVTGSVSFNYMLVPNDVGEYTLGPFSIDYKGNTYSADAIDIKVLPRSTQSQAPSYAAPDYTEGQGTRDKGQGKELFIETYVDKLRAYVNEQITLTFAFYQAVNLFENPVYNPASTTGFWTEDMPPQKKYYKVINGTKYLVTEIKTALFATSPGEFTIGSARLEASVEDLERFSSRSPFDIFGRDPFSVFRRGKPVILATDPINVEISALPEEGKPLNFKGDVGTFDISGTIDKDTVEENQPVTLRIVIKGKGNIKTISSPGIPESSDVKFYDSASSENISKENYLVQGEKIFEKMIIPKSEGRLTIGPIEYSYFDPVLKRYIERRIEPMTINATVSEEEPQATMPFSIPGLSKEEIKLLKKDICYIKTSPINFRKSDSFFYKNKAFYLINILPLAFLIFLYMYELHRERLKTDIGYARSRRARGAASKRLKKARQLMLKEKVKEFYAEIYKAVIEYVADKLNIPHPSITKDLLEEKLKSKGLSESAIAEIKELFDICDMARFALVKFTKEDMHKTIEQAIDIIAELERVR; encoded by the coding sequence ATGAAAAAAAGTTTAGTTGTATTGTTATTATTGTTTGCAGTGACTGCTGTCTACGCCCAGGATATTTCTATATCTGCCAATGTAGACAAGCAGGAGATAACTCTGGATGATCAGATTATTCTTAACATAGTTGTAAGCGGCAGTGTTTCAAAGATCCCGCAGCCAACCATACCCAGTCTTGACGGATTCACTGCATATTCTTCCGGAAGGTCGCAGAATATCTCAATTATAAATGGCCAGGTAACAGGTTCAGTTTCTTTTAATTATATGCTTGTTCCCAATGATGTCGGCGAGTATACACTGGGCCCATTCAGCATTGATTATAAAGGTAATACATATTCTGCTGATGCAATAGATATAAAGGTATTGCCACGCTCCACGCAGTCACAAGCGCCATCATATGCTGCTCCGGATTACACGGAGGGACAAGGGACAAGGGATAAGGGACAAGGAAAAGAACTTTTTATCGAGACATATGTGGATAAACTTAGGGCTTATGTGAATGAACAGATAACTTTAACGTTTGCTTTTTATCAGGCTGTGAATCTATTTGAAAATCCTGTTTATAATCCAGCTTCCACCACAGGCTTCTGGACAGAGGATATGCCTCCGCAGAAAAAATATTATAAAGTAATAAACGGCACAAAATATCTGGTCACAGAGATAAAGACAGCGCTTTTTGCGACAAGTCCTGGAGAATTTACCATTGGTTCAGCAAGGCTTGAGGCAAGCGTGGAGGACCTGGAGAGATTTTCCTCCCGCAGTCCTTTTGATATATTCGGCAGAGATCCATTTAGCGTGTTCAGGAGAGGTAAGCCTGTTATTCTTGCCACAGATCCAATAAATGTAGAGATATCAGCATTGCCAGAAGAGGGCAAGCCTCTGAATTTTAAAGGCGACGTGGGCACTTTTGATATCAGCGGCACTATAGATAAAGACACAGTTGAAGAAAACCAGCCTGTTACATTAAGGATTGTAATAAAAGGAAAAGGGAATATAAAGACGATCTCCTCTCCAGGTATTCCGGAATCCTCAGATGTGAAATTCTATGACTCAGCAAGCTCTGAAAATATCTCTAAAGAAAATTACCTGGTCCAGGGAGAAAAGATCTTTGAAAAGATGATCATTCCCAAAAGCGAGGGCAGACTTACAATAGGGCCTATTGAATATTCTTATTTTGATCCGGTCTTGAAAAGGTATATTGAAAGAAGAATCGAACCAATGACGATAAATGCGACGGTATCTGAAGAAGAGCCGCAAGCGACCATGCCTTTTTCAATACCAGGCCTATCGAAAGAAGAGATAAAGCTTTTGAAGAAAGATATATGTTATATTAAGACCAGCCCCATTAATTTCAGAAAAAGTGATTCTTTTTTCTATAAGAATAAAGCGTTTTACTTGATAAATATACTGCCGCTCGCGTTTCTTATATTCCTTTATATGTACGAGCTTCACAGGGAGAGGCTGAAGACTGACATAGGATACGCGCGTTCGCGCAGAGCCAGGGGAGCGGCCTCAAAGAGACTGAAAAAAGCAAGACAGCTCATGTTAAAGGAGAAGGTGAAAGAGTTTTACGCCGAGATCTATAAGGCGGTAATAGAATATGTAGCTGATAAATTAAATATACCACACCCTTCTATTACAAAGGATCTACTTGAAGAAAAATTGAAGTCAAAGGGTCTTTCAGAGTCAGCTATAGCAGAGATAAAGGAGTTGTTCGACATTTGCGACATGGCCAGATTTGCTTTGGTAAAATTTACAAAGGAAGACATGCATAAGACGATCGAACAGGCCATTGATATCATTGCAGAGCTCGAGAGGGTGAGATGA
- a CDS encoding vitamin B12-dependent ribonucleotide reductase — translation MNISENCLKVLERRYLKKDKEGKIIETPEEMFIRVSRHIASADKLYGAKDADVKKTEEDFYNMMSSFEFMPNSPTLMNAGKDLGQLSACFVLPIGDSMESIFDAIKNTAMIHKSGGGTGFSFSRLRGKNSVVRSTGGVSSGPVSFMKVFNSATQAVKQGGTRRGANMGILRVDHPDVLEFIKCKENDKDITNFNISIAITEDFMNRVIEDKEYDLIDPHTKKAVEKLKAKEVFELIVEMAWKNGEPGIVFIDRINKDNPTPESGEIESTNPCGEQPLLPFESCNLGSINLSKAVVEKNGKKEVDWEKLKTLVHQGSHFLDNVIDMNKFPLKEIEENTKKNRKIGLGVMGWADMLIQLEISYNSDKAIELAEKVMGFIDKEAKKRSEELAQKRSTFPSFKDSIFKDDKEIKRNATLTTIAPTGTISIISNTSSGIEPLFAISYYRNVMDNDKLIEVNSLFEEIAKREGFYSRKLMEEIADKGSVKDVKDVPEKYRKIFVTSHDIVPIWHIRMQAAFQNHTDNAVSKTVNFHNEASKDDVREVYMLAYKLGCKGVTIYRDKSREEQVLNVSSKKTKSKPAQDAGAKEKHVAPRPRPAVTTGTTTKVNTGCGNLYITINVDDNAMPFEVFIQMGKAGGCAASQLEAVGRLVSLALRSGVENKKIVDQLRGIRCPSPSWEKGGRIFSCADAIARVLELRLGNGKMHHKEEALEKHSPHTMIEDKLGNVVGVCPDCGAALRHEEGCVVCRSCGYSKC, via the coding sequence TTGAATATCTCTGAGAATTGTCTAAAGGTCCTTGAGAGAAGATATCTCAAAAAGGACAAAGAGGGAAAAATTATAGAGACCCCTGAGGAGATGTTCATCAGGGTCAGTCGTCATATAGCATCGGCAGATAAACTTTATGGCGCGAAAGACGCTGATGTAAAAAAGACAGAAGAAGATTTTTATAATATGATGAGTAGTTTTGAATTCATGCCGAATAGCCCTACGCTTATGAATGCTGGAAAAGACCTTGGTCAGTTATCCGCCTGCTTTGTACTTCCCATTGGAGACTCAATGGAATCCATATTTGACGCGATAAAAAATACCGCTATGATTCATAAAAGTGGCGGAGGAACAGGATTTAGTTTTTCAAGACTACGCGGGAAGAATAGTGTTGTACGTTCTACAGGAGGCGTTTCGAGTGGCCCTGTCTCTTTTATGAAGGTATTTAATTCTGCAACTCAAGCTGTGAAGCAGGGAGGCACTCGTCGCGGGGCCAACATGGGAATCCTGCGTGTAGATCATCCTGATGTCCTGGAATTCATCAAATGCAAAGAGAACGATAAAGACATAACTAACTTTAACATCTCTATCGCTATTACAGAAGATTTTATGAACCGCGTTATAGAAGATAAAGAGTATGATTTGATAGATCCGCATACAAAAAAGGCAGTAGAAAAGCTTAAGGCCAAAGAGGTCTTTGAGCTGATAGTTGAGATGGCGTGGAAAAATGGCGAGCCAGGCATTGTTTTTATCGATAGGATCAATAAAGACAATCCCACTCCGGAATCAGGAGAGATCGAATCCACTAATCCATGCGGGGAGCAGCCTCTTTTACCTTTTGAGAGCTGTAACCTTGGTTCGATAAATCTTTCAAAAGCAGTTGTAGAGAAAAATGGAAAGAAAGAAGTAGATTGGGAGAAATTAAAAACGCTTGTGCATCAGGGGTCTCATTTTCTTGACAATGTCATTGATATGAATAAATTTCCGCTCAAAGAGATAGAGGAAAACACTAAAAAGAATCGTAAGATCGGTCTTGGTGTAATGGGCTGGGCAGATATGTTGATCCAGCTGGAGATATCTTATAATAGCGACAAGGCAATAGAATTAGCTGAAAAGGTAATGGGCTTTATTGATAAAGAGGCCAAGAAAAGATCTGAGGAGTTAGCTCAAAAACGCTCTACATTCCCCTCGTTTAAAGACAGTATTTTTAAAGACGACAAAGAGATAAAGCGAAATGCCACATTAACGACTATAGCGCCCACAGGCACCATATCGATTATATCCAATACCTCTAGCGGGATCGAGCCTCTATTTGCGATCTCTTATTATAGAAATGTAATGGATAATGACAAGCTGATCGAAGTCAATTCATTGTTCGAAGAGATTGCAAAAAGAGAAGGTTTTTATTCCAGAAAGTTAATGGAGGAGATCGCTGATAAAGGTTCTGTAAAGGATGTAAAAGATGTACCTGAAAAATACAGGAAGATATTTGTTACTTCACATGATATCGTTCCTATCTGGCACATAAGGATGCAGGCAGCATTCCAGAATCATACTGATAACGCAGTTTCAAAGACAGTAAATTTTCACAATGAGGCATCGAAGGATGATGTCAGGGAAGTCTACATGCTCGCATATAAATTGGGTTGTAAAGGCGTAACTATTTATAGAGACAAAAGCAGGGAGGAACAGGTGTTGAATGTAAGTTCAAAAAAGACCAAGTCTAAGCCAGCCCAGGATGCTGGTGCAAAAGAAAAACACGTTGCGCCACGGCCAAGACCCGCAGTGACAACAGGCACCACCACAAAGGTCAATACAGGCTGTGGTAATCTTTATATTACGATAAACGTAGATGATAATGCCATGCCTTTCGAGGTATTCATCCAGATGGGCAAGGCTGGTGGTTGTGCCGCATCTCAGCTCGAGGCAGTAGGAAGGCTTGTGTCTCTGGCGCTTCGTTCCGGTGTGGAGAACAAGAAGATCGTGGACCAGTTAAGAGGAATACGCTGTCCATCCCCGTCATGGGAAAAAGGCGGGAGGATCTTTTCATGTGCTGATGCTATTGCCAGAGTCCTGGAGCTCAGGTTAGGCAATGGAAAGATGCACCATAAAGAAGAAGCGCTTGAGAAACATTCGCCGCACACTATGATAGAAGATAAACTGGGCAATGTCGTGGGCGTGTGTCCTGATTGCGGCGCTGCATTACGTCATGAAGAAGGCTGCGTAGTCTGCCGCTCGTGCGGTTATTCCAAATGTTAA
- the dcd gene encoding dCTP deaminase, with translation MLKSDTWIKRMALENEMIKPFEPQQVKNNNISYGLSSYGYDIRIADEFKIFRGKTTLDPKKIDSSLFEDFKGPVCIIPPTSFVLARSLEYFKIPRNVLVLCTGKSTYARIGVIANITPLEPEWEGYITIAISNTSSNPAKLYSNEGIAQIIFFESADACQTSYADRKGLYQSQKTITLPK, from the coding sequence ATGTTAAAATCCGACACCTGGATCAAGCGAATGGCTTTGGAGAATGAGATGATAAAGCCATTCGAGCCACAGCAAGTAAAGAATAATAACATCTCTTATGGTCTTTCAAGTTATGGCTATGATATAAGAATAGCTGACGAATTTAAGATTTTTAGGGGCAAAACCACGCTTGACCCCAAGAAAATAGACTCTAGCTTATTCGAGGATTTTAAAGGCCCTGTTTGTATTATCCCACCAACCTCTTTTGTCTTAGCGCGATCCCTTGAATACTTCAAGATTCCAAGGAATGTGCTTGTGCTTTGCACAGGTAAAAGCACTTATGCCAGGATCGGCGTTATTGCCAACATCACGCCTTTAGAACCAGAATGGGAAGGTTACATCACTATAGCCATAAGTAACACATCTTCAAATCCCGCAAAGCTTTACTCAAACGAAGGCATTGCCCAGATCATCTTCTTTGAATCAGCTGACGCCTGCCAAACCAGCTACGCCGACCGCAAAGGCCTCTACCAATCCCAAAAAACCATCACTCTTCCAAAATAA
- the gpmA gene encoding 2,3-diphosphoglycerate-dependent phosphoglycerate mutase, producing MKPIKVVLLRHGESVWNKENKFTGWTDVDLSGKGIEEAKESGRVLKKEGHTFDVAFTSVLKRAIRTLWFALDEMDLMWIPVYRSWRLNERHYGALQGFNKAETAKKFGEKQVLVWRRSYDIPPDALKKDDPRYPGNDPIYKDLDKKDIPLTECLKDTVTRFLPHWNETIAPTIKSGKKVLIAAHGNSLRALVKHLDKVSDETIVSLNIPTGIPLVYELNPDLTPIKHYYLGDPEKVKAAMASVANQGKSK from the coding sequence ATGAAACCTATAAAAGTAGTTTTATTGCGTCACGGCGAGAGTGTTTGGAATAAGGAAAATAAGTTCACTGGGTGGACTGATGTGGATTTGTCTGGTAAGGGCATAGAAGAGGCAAAGGAGTCTGGCCGGGTTTTGAAGAAAGAAGGACATACGTTTGATGTCGCGTTTACGTCTGTTCTTAAAAGAGCAATAAGGACTTTGTGGTTTGCATTGGATGAGATGGATCTGATGTGGATTCCTGTTTATCGTTCGTGGCGGCTTAATGAAAGGCACTATGGCGCATTGCAGGGTTTTAACAAGGCAGAGACAGCCAAGAAATTCGGCGAAAAGCAGGTCCTTGTGTGGCGTCGAAGTTACGATATTCCGCCTGACGCATTGAAAAAAGATGATCCTCGATATCCTGGCAATGATCCTATATATAAAGATCTGGATAAAAAAGATATTCCTTTAACAGAATGTTTAAAAGATACAGTAACGCGCTTCCTGCCGCATTGGAACGAGACTATCGCACCCACCATAAAGTCTGGCAAAAAAGTACTCATTGCTGCTCATGGAAATAGCTTAAGGGCATTGGTGAAACATTTAGATAAGGTATCAGATGAGACAATAGTAAGCTTAAATATTCCCACAGGTATACCTTTAGTATATGAGCTTAATCCAGACTTGACCCCTATAAAGCACTATTACCTTGGCGATCCTGAAAAGGTTAAGGCCGCCATGGCCTCTGTAGCCAACCAGGGCAAATCCAAATAA